The Arvicanthis niloticus isolate mArvNil1 chromosome 2, mArvNil1.pat.X, whole genome shotgun sequence genome includes a window with the following:
- the Gca gene encoding grancalcin → MAYPGYGGAFGNFSGQIPGMQMQMGQPMPGAAPNMFSSGYPGYVAYDSYSPADDSMWTYFTAVAGQDGEVDAEELQRCLTQSGISGTYAPFSLETCRIMIAMLDRDYTGKMGFNEFKELWAALNAWKQNFMTIDQDQSGTVEHHELSQAIALMGYRLSPQTLAAIVRRYSKNGRIFFDDYVACCVKLRALTDFFRRRDHLQQGIVNFMYEDFLQGTMTI, encoded by the exons TTTGGAAACTTCAGTGGTCAGATTCCAGGGATGCAAATGCAAATGGGCCAGCCAATGCCAGGGGCAGCTCCCAATATGTTCTCTAGTGGCTACCCTGGGTACGTGGCATACGACAGCTACTCCCCTGCCGATGACTCCATGTGGACGTATTTCACAGCTGTTGCTGGACAG GATGGTGAGGTGGATGCTGAGGAGCTACAGAGATGCTTGACGCAGTCTGGAATCAGTGGAACTTACGCTC CTTTCAGTTTGGAAACCTGCAGAATTATGATTGCCATGTTGGAT AGAGACTACACAGGAAAAATGGGATTCAACGAGTTTAAGGAGCTTTGGGCAGCTCTTAATGCCTGGAAGCAGAACTTCATGACCATTGATCAAGATCAGAGTGGCACCGTGGAGCATCATGAGCTGAGTCAAGCCATTGCTCTTATGG GCTACAGGTTGAGCCCGCAGACATTAGCTGCAATTGTTAGACGCTACAGCAAGAACGGCCGGATTTTCTTTGATGACTATGTTGCCTGCTGTGTGAAACTACGTGCCCTGACAG ATTTCTTTAGGCGAAGAGACCACTTGCAACAAGGGATTGTGAACTTCATGTATGAAGAT TTTTTGCAGGGCACTATGACAATTTGA